In Bradyrhizobium sp. 170, the DNA window ACTCACCGTCTTTTCGGATTCGAGCGCCTTGTTGAGCTCGTTGGTGCGGCCCTGGGCGTCGCCGCCGGCGCCGGCCAGCCCGTCGTAAAGTCCCTTGATGCGGTCGCGCTCGCCTTCCGCGGCGGCAAGGCCGGCGCGCAATTGCCCGACCTGGTCGTCGAGCGTGATCTTGGCGAGCTTTTCCAGCGACAGCAGGTCGTTGAGCTGCGCGATCTTGGCGTTGAGCTGCTCCAGCGCCTTGTCCTTGCCGGTGACCTCCTGCGACAGGAAGAACTGCACCACCAAGAACACCGACAGCAGGAACACGATCGACAGCACCAGCGTCGACAATGCGTCGACGAACCCCGGCCAGTAGTTGAAACCGGAATCATTGCGGCGTGCGCGGGCGAGGGCCATTCGTCGTCTCCACTATCGTGTCCCGGACGCGGTACAGCGTGCAAACGCTGCTCCGCAGAGCCGGACCTGTCTCGATGGGCCCCGGCTCTGCAGCGCAGCACCATAGCGCGTCGAAGACGCGCGTAAACGCGCTTATGGTGCCGCACTGCGTCCGGGGCGCGCGCTCTCGTTCAGCTCTTCTCGGGCTGCTTGGCGATCCGCTCCAGCAGCTTCTTGATCTCGCGGTTCTGCTCGCCCTGGCCGTCGGCCCATTCGCGGATCATCTGCTGCTCGGTGCGCATATGCGCGACCAGGCCCTGGATGGCTTCGGCGAGGTTGGCCATCGCCGCCGTGGTGCTGCGGCTGCCGCCGCTCTCTTCAACCACCGCGCGTATACGTTCCATCGCATGTTGCAATTCGCCGCCGATGCCGGGTCCGCTATCGCCATATTCGCGCACGGTGGAGGCGAGCCAGTCCTCGAGGTCGGTGTAGAAACGGTTCTGCGCCTGGCTCGACTGCAGGTCGAGGAAGCCCAGGATCAGGGAGCCGGCGAGGCCGAACAGCGAGGACGAGAACGAAATACCCATACCGCTGAGCGGCGCCGCCAGCCCTTCTTTCAGGGTGTCGAACAGGGAACCGGCATCGCCGCCGACCTTCAAGCCGTCGATCACCTTGCCGACGGAGCCGACGGTTTCGATCAGGCCCCAGAAGGTGCCGAGCAGGCCGAGAAAGACCAGCAAGCCGGTCATGTAGCGGGAAATATCGCGGGCCTCGTCCAGCCGCGTCGCGATCGAATCCAGCAAATGCCGCATGGTCTGCTGCGAGATCGTCATCCGCCC includes these proteins:
- a CDS encoding flagellar motor protein MotA, producing MPSGPSSRSEMEIELSKLSSPRIFLVRMLVFLVLCALVTVVLYKQIIVAFFANPGLNALIGGVLLIGIILSFRQVIRLYPEVAWVNNFRIADPGLAIERRPTLLAPMAAILGGERSGRMTISQQTMRHLLDSIATRLDEARDISRYMTGLLVFLGLLGTFWGLIETVGSVGKVIDGLKVGGDAGSLFDTLKEGLAAPLSGMGISFSSSLFGLAGSLILGFLDLQSSQAQNRFYTDLEDWLASTVREYGDSGPGIGGELQHAMERIRAVVEESGGSRSTTAAMANLAEAIQGLVAHMRTEQQMIREWADGQGEQNREIKKLLERIAKQPEKS